Proteins encoded within one genomic window of Ranitomeya variabilis isolate aRanVar5 chromosome 4, aRanVar5.hap1, whole genome shotgun sequence:
- the LOC143766894 gene encoding uncharacterized protein LOC143766894 codes for MPSWKVPRNQITDDCTRISEGQLTSSIFKSDDLEILQDTTEVIFFTPGIPSSIHSKDLSSDPMKQVPSSDSLLTTKENQSHKRGIKKQTAPKAKKSFSCSECGKSFIWKSDLVYHHRTHMGEKLFSCSECGKCFNQKSNLVRHKRTHTGQKPFSCSECGKCFTQKSELVNHHRIHTGEKPFSCSECGKCFIQKSNLDEHQRTHTGEKPFSCSECGKCFIQKSNLDEHQRTHTGEKPFSCSECGKCFIRKTELVNHHRIHTGEKPFSCSECGKCFIQKSNLDEHQRTHTGEKPFSCSECGKCFIRKSELVNHHRIHTGEKPFSCLECGKCFIQKSHLVSHQIIHTGEKPFSCSECGKCFIQKSHLVIHQRTHTGEKPFSCSECGICFNQKSDLVRHHRTHTGEKPFSCSECGKCFIRKSNLVIHQRTHTG; via the exons atgccgtcgtggaaggttcctagaaaccaaattaccg atgactgtaccaggatatcagagggacagctgacatcttcaatttttaaatccgatgatcttgagatcctacaagatacaactgaagtgatttTTTTTACTCCAGGTAtaccatcatccattcacagcaaagatctgtcatctgatcctatgaaacaggtcccatcttctgattcattactgactactaaggaaaatcaaagtcacaaaagaggcattaaaaaacaaactgctcctaaagcaaagaagtccttttcatgttcagaatgtggcaaatcttTTAtctggaaatcagatttggtttatcaccatagaactcacatgggggagaagcttttttcatgttcagaatgtgggaaatgttttaaccagaaatcgaatcttgttagaCACAAAAGAACTCACACGgggcagaagcctttttcatgttcagaatgtgggaaatgttttacccagaaatcagAATTAGTTAATCACCATAGgattcacacgggggagaagcctttttcctgttcagaatgtgggaaatgttttatccagaaatcgaatcttgatgaacaccaaagaactcacacaggggagaagcctttttcctgttcagaatgtgggaaatgttttatccagaaatcgaatcttgatgaacaccaaagaactcacacaggggagaagcctttttcctgttcagaatgtgggaaatgttttatccggaaAACAGAATTAGTTAATCACCATAGaattcacacgggggagaagcctttttcctgttcagaatgtgggaaatgttttatccagaaatcgaatcttgatgaacaccaaagaactcacacaggggagaagcctttttcctgttcagaatgtgggaaatgttttatccggaaATCAGAATTAGTTAATCACCATAGaattcacacgggggagaagcctttttcctgtttagaatgtgggaaatgttttatccagaaatcacatcttgttagccatcaaataattcacacaggggagaagcctttttcctgctcagaatgtgggaaatgttttatccagaaatcacatcttgttatccatcaaagaacccacacaggggagaagcctttttcctgttcagaatgtgggatatgttttaaccagaaatccgacttggttaggcaccatagaactcacacaggggagaagcctttttcctgttcagaatgtgggaaatgttttatccggaaatcaaatcttgttatccaccaaagaacccacacagggtag